In a single window of the Subtercola sp. PAMC28395 genome:
- the pdxS gene encoding pyridoxal 5'-phosphate synthase lyase subunit PdxS codes for MTDSSLTSSVGSNRVKRGLAEMLKGGVIMDVVNADQARIAEDAGAVAVMALERVPADIRSQGGVARMSDPDLIDGIRAAVSIPVMAKARIGHFVEAQVLQALDVDYIDESEVLSPADYVNHIDKWNFTIPFVCGATNLGEALRRINEGAAMIRSKGEAGTGDVSEATKHIRKILGEIRALSSLAPDELYVAAKELQAPYELVAEIAETGKLPVVLFTAGGVATPADAAMMMQLGADGVFVGSGVFKSGDPVKRAAAIVKATTFYDDPQVIAEASRGLGEAMVGINVSDLAAPHRLSERGW; via the coding sequence ATGACTGACAGCTCCCTCACCTCCTCCGTCGGCTCCAATCGCGTCAAGCGCGGCCTTGCAGAAATGCTCAAGGGCGGTGTGATCATGGACGTCGTGAACGCCGACCAGGCACGCATCGCCGAAGACGCGGGCGCGGTGGCCGTCATGGCGCTCGAGCGGGTGCCCGCCGACATCCGGTCGCAGGGTGGCGTGGCGCGCATGAGCGACCCCGACCTCATCGACGGGATCCGGGCTGCCGTGTCGATCCCCGTCATGGCGAAAGCCCGCATCGGCCACTTCGTCGAGGCACAGGTCCTGCAGGCGCTCGACGTGGACTACATCGACGAGTCCGAAGTGCTGAGCCCCGCCGACTACGTCAACCACATCGACAAGTGGAACTTCACCATTCCCTTCGTCTGTGGTGCCACCAACCTCGGCGAAGCACTTCGCCGCATCAATGAGGGCGCGGCCATGATCCGGTCGAAGGGCGAGGCCGGCACCGGTGACGTGTCAGAGGCCACCAAGCACATCCGCAAGATCCTGGGCGAGATCCGCGCGCTGAGTTCACTCGCTCCCGACGAACTCTACGTCGCCGCAAAAGAGCTCCAGGCGCCCTACGAACTCGTCGCCGAGATCGCCGAGACCGGCAAGCTGCCCGTCGTGCTCTTCACAGCCGGTGGAGTCGCGACCCCTGCCGACGCGGCAATGATGATGCAGCTCGGCGCCGACGGTGTCTTCGTCGGTTCTGGAGTGTTCAAGTCGGGCGACCCCGTCAAGCGCGCCGCCGCGATCGTGAAGGCGACGACGTTCTACGACGACCCCCAGGTCATCGCCGAAGCCTCGCGCGGTCTCGGTGAGGCCATGGTCGGCATCAACGTCTCCGACCTCGCCGCCCCCCACCGCCTCTCCGAACGTGGCTGGTAG
- a CDS encoding HIT domain-containing protein yields the protein MTPTDASDRFTGDDEFAGVEITASGHLAGVPDEFQRLWTPHRMVYITNGTQPEKHECPFCIAPTLSDEEALIVARGEHAYVLLNLFPYNSGHLLVCPYRHVAMYDQASDAEVAEIASLTQTSMRVLSEVSRNDGYNIGMNQGRVAGAGIADHLHQHIVPRWANDANFFPIIAKTKALPQLLGEVRASIAAAWPTAG from the coding sequence ATGACGCCGACAGATGCCAGCGACCGGTTCACCGGTGACGACGAGTTCGCGGGGGTCGAGATCACCGCCTCCGGCCATCTGGCCGGAGTGCCCGACGAGTTCCAGCGGCTCTGGACACCTCACCGCATGGTCTACATCACGAACGGTACTCAGCCCGAGAAGCACGAGTGCCCGTTCTGCATCGCACCCACGCTCAGCGACGAAGAAGCACTCATCGTCGCGCGGGGTGAGCACGCGTATGTGCTGCTGAACCTGTTCCCCTACAACAGCGGGCACCTGCTGGTCTGCCCCTACCGCCACGTCGCGATGTACGACCAGGCGAGCGATGCCGAGGTGGCGGAGATCGCCTCCCTCACCCAGACTTCGATGCGGGTGCTCTCTGAGGTCTCGCGCAACGATGGGTACAACATCGGTATGAACCAGGGCCGGGTTGCCGGCGCGGGCATAGCCGACCATCTCCACCAGCACATCGTGCCCCGCTGGGCCAACGACGCGAACTTCTTCCCGATCATCGCCAAGACGAAGGCGTTGCCACAGCTCCTGGGTGAGGTTCGGGCATCCATCGCCGCTGCGTGGCCCACGGCTGGCTGA
- the thrS gene encoding threonine--tRNA ligase, which produces MKVNGELRDLAATAAAGDYVEAIHLDSPDGLNILRHSATHVMAQAVQSINPEAKLGIGPPITDGFYYDFDVTTAFTPDDLKTLEKAMDRIIRQGQRFMRRVVTEDEARLELAHEPYKLELIGIKGGSAAEDESVEVGGAELTIYDNVDPKTGETVWSDLCRGPHLPNTRMIGNGFALTRLAAAYWRGSEKNPQLQRIYGTAWPTKDELRAYQARQEEAAKRDHRRIGAELDLFSFPEEIGSGLAVFHPKGGIIRQELENYSRQRHIAAGYDFVNTPHITKANLFMTSGHLQWYADGMFPPMHLDEERDEEGNVTRQGQDYYLKPMNCPYHNLIFRARGRSYRELPLRMFEFGSVYRYEKSGTLQGLTRVRGMTQDDAHIYTTQEQVKPELTSTLKFVLDLLKDCGLDDFYLELSTRDATNPKFIGADELWDAATETLREVAEESGLQLVPDPGGAAFYGPKISVQARDAIGRTWQMSTIQLDFNQPERFELEYTASDGTRKRPIMIHRALFGSIERFFAVLTEHYAGAFPVWLSPVQVVGIPVAEQYEEYLGEVIAQLKAKGVRAELDASDDRMQKKIRTHTKEKVPFLLIVGEDDRAGGTVSFRFRDGTQENNVPVADAVDKIVASIANKTQVTTQGQI; this is translated from the coding sequence ATGAAGGTCAATGGTGAGCTGCGCGACCTTGCCGCAACGGCTGCCGCCGGTGACTACGTCGAGGCCATTCACCTCGACTCCCCAGACGGCCTGAACATCCTCCGCCACTCGGCGACCCACGTGATGGCACAGGCTGTGCAGTCGATCAATCCCGAGGCGAAACTCGGCATCGGCCCGCCCATCACCGACGGTTTCTACTACGACTTCGACGTCACCACCGCGTTCACCCCCGACGACCTGAAGACGCTCGAAAAGGCGATGGATCGCATCATCCGGCAGGGACAGCGCTTCATGCGCCGGGTCGTGACCGAAGACGAAGCCCGCCTCGAACTGGCCCACGAACCGTACAAGCTCGAACTCATCGGCATCAAAGGTGGGTCTGCCGCCGAAGACGAATCGGTCGAGGTCGGGGGCGCCGAACTCACCATCTACGACAACGTCGACCCGAAGACCGGTGAGACCGTGTGGAGCGACCTCTGCCGGGGTCCGCACCTTCCGAACACCCGGATGATCGGCAACGGTTTCGCGCTCACCCGCCTGGCGGCGGCGTACTGGCGCGGCTCGGAGAAGAACCCCCAGCTGCAGCGCATCTACGGCACCGCGTGGCCCACCAAAGACGAACTCCGTGCCTATCAGGCCCGGCAGGAGGAGGCCGCCAAGCGCGACCACCGTCGCATCGGGGCCGAACTCGACCTGTTCTCCTTCCCGGAGGAGATCGGTTCCGGGCTTGCGGTGTTCCACCCCAAGGGCGGCATCATCCGCCAGGAGCTCGAGAACTACTCACGCCAGCGCCACATCGCGGCTGGCTACGACTTCGTGAACACCCCGCACATCACCAAGGCGAACCTGTTCATGACCAGTGGGCACCTGCAGTGGTACGCCGACGGCATGTTCCCGCCCATGCACCTCGACGAGGAGCGCGACGAAGAGGGCAACGTCACCCGGCAGGGCCAGGACTACTACCTGAAGCCCATGAACTGCCCGTATCACAACCTGATCTTCCGTGCGCGTGGCCGGAGCTACCGTGAGCTGCCGCTCCGCATGTTCGAATTCGGTTCGGTCTACCGTTATGAGAAGAGTGGCACCCTGCAGGGCCTCACCCGGGTTCGCGGCATGACACAGGACGACGCGCACATCTATACGACCCAGGAACAGGTGAAGCCCGAGCTCACCAGCACGCTGAAGTTCGTGCTCGATCTTCTGAAGGACTGCGGGCTCGACGACTTCTACCTCGAGCTCTCGACCAGAGATGCGACCAACCCGAAGTTCATCGGAGCCGACGAGCTCTGGGATGCCGCGACGGAGACCCTGCGCGAGGTCGCCGAGGAATCCGGACTGCAGCTGGTGCCCGACCCCGGGGGAGCGGCCTTCTACGGCCCCAAGATCTCGGTGCAGGCGAGAGACGCGATCGGCCGAACCTGGCAGATGTCGACCATCCAGCTCGATTTCAACCAGCCGGAACGCTTCGAGCTGGAGTACACAGCCTCAGACGGCACCCGCAAGCGACCGATCATGATCCACCGTGCGCTCTTCGGCTCGATCGAACGGTTCTTCGCTGTGCTCACCGAGCACTACGCCGGCGCGTTCCCCGTGTGGCTCTCGCCCGTCCAGGTGGTGGGCATCCCTGTCGCCGAGCAGTACGAGGAGTATCTCGGCGAGGTGATCGCGCAGCTGAAGGCCAAGGGCGTGCGTGCCGAACTCGACGCCAGCGACGACCGCATGCAGAAGAAGATCCGCACTCACACGAAAGAGAAGGTTCCCTTCCTTCTGATCGTGGGCGAGGATGACCGGGCAGGCGGCACCGTGAGCTTCCGTTTTCGCGACGGCACTCAGGAGAACAACGTGCCCGTCGCCGACGCCGTCGACAAGATCGTGGCGTCGATCGCCAACAAGACCCAGGTCACCACGCAGGGCCAGATCTGA
- the folP gene encoding dihydropteroate synthase: MGPAFSLPPLREPVRVIGARTFDFSRQIAVMAIINRTPDSFFDEGATFALDRAVEAAVRAAGDGADWVDIGGVPFAPGPELSARDELERVIPVIEGLVAESDVVVSVDTFRPEVAEAAIAAGAGVINDTTGIHDPRLADVVASSDATLVITHSRAAPRQKYPRPQYDDIAAEIASFLQSRVDFAVSRGIPENRIIVDPGHDLNKNTVQTLELTRRLGEITALGLPTLAAVSNKDFIGESLGREKPERLPGSLAAATVSVMLGARIVRMHNVRESVDAMRMVEAIMGWREPVYAIHNL, translated from the coding sequence ATGGGACCCGCTTTCAGCCTGCCGCCGCTTCGCGAGCCCGTGCGTGTGATCGGGGCACGGACCTTCGACTTCTCCCGCCAGATCGCCGTGATGGCAATCATCAACCGCACCCCCGACTCGTTCTTCGACGAGGGCGCGACCTTCGCTCTCGATCGTGCCGTCGAGGCCGCGGTGCGTGCCGCCGGCGACGGGGCCGACTGGGTCGACATCGGTGGAGTCCCGTTCGCGCCGGGGCCCGAGCTCTCCGCGAGAGACGAACTCGAACGGGTCATCCCGGTGATCGAAGGGCTCGTTGCGGAGTCCGACGTCGTGGTCTCGGTCGACACCTTCCGCCCCGAGGTGGCCGAAGCGGCGATCGCCGCCGGTGCAGGTGTGATCAACGACACCACGGGCATCCATGACCCCCGGCTCGCCGACGTGGTCGCCAGCAGTGACGCGACGCTGGTCATCACCCACAGCCGCGCGGCGCCGCGGCAGAAGTACCCGCGACCGCAGTACGACGATATCGCGGCCGAGATTGCGTCATTCCTGCAGTCGCGCGTCGACTTCGCCGTGTCGCGTGGCATTCCCGAGAACCGGATCATCGTCGACCCCGGGCACGACCTCAATAAGAACACGGTCCAGACCCTCGAGTTGACCCGCAGGCTCGGTGAGATCACGGCGCTGGGCCTGCCGACGCTTGCCGCCGTCTCGAACAAGGACTTCATCGGTGAATCGCTGGGGCGCGAGAAACCGGAGCGCCTCCCGGGCTCCCTCGCCGCGGCAACGGTGAGCGTCATGCTCGGAGCACGGATCGTGCGGATGCACAACGTTCGCGAGTCGGTCGATGCGATGCGTATGGTCGAGGCGATCATGGGCTGGCGGGAACCCGTCTATGCCATTCACAATCTGTAG
- a CDS encoding pyrimidine reductase family protein codes for MPTVSELDALTDAQLIALYAPANRSERLVRANFISSIDGSATLGGLSGELGGPGDKRVFDLLRQLCDVVVVGAGTVRAEGYGAMRLEPRAALWRAQNGLPEHPAFAIVSRGLELDLDSDVFTKAPRRPLVLTTASADTTRRTALEHVADVVACGEKSVEPQRLVAELLGRGLTQIHCEGGPSLLGDLIAADELDELCLTLSPVLEGGAGPRISHAPQPSVPRSLTLEHLLLADSMMFTKYSRTR; via the coding sequence ATGCCGACAGTGAGTGAACTGGATGCCCTGACCGACGCCCAACTGATCGCACTGTATGCGCCCGCCAACCGCTCAGAGCGGCTCGTGCGGGCCAATTTCATCTCGTCGATCGACGGGTCGGCCACTCTCGGCGGGCTTTCCGGAGAGCTCGGCGGCCCGGGCGACAAACGCGTCTTCGACCTGCTGCGCCAGTTGTGTGACGTGGTGGTGGTCGGGGCGGGCACCGTGCGCGCGGAGGGGTACGGTGCGATGCGGCTCGAACCCCGTGCCGCGCTGTGGCGTGCGCAGAACGGTCTCCCCGAGCATCCGGCCTTCGCGATCGTCAGCCGCGGGCTCGAACTCGACCTCGACAGTGATGTCTTCACGAAGGCGCCCCGACGGCCGCTGGTGCTCACGACTGCGTCGGCTGACACAACCCGGCGCACGGCACTGGAGCACGTCGCCGACGTCGTCGCCTGCGGTGAGAAGTCTGTCGAACCGCAGCGCCTGGTCGCTGAACTGCTCGGGCGGGGGCTGACGCAGATCCACTGCGAAGGCGGCCCGAGCCTGCTGGGCGATCTCATCGCCGCGGACGAACTCGATGAGCTGTGCCTGACCCTGAGCCCGGTGTTGGAGGGGGGTGCAGGGCCGCGGATCTCGCACGCCCCGCAGCCGTCGGTGCCGCGCTCGCTCACGCTCGAGCACCTGCTGCTCGCCGACAGCATGATGTTCACGAAATACTCACGCACGCGCTGA
- a CDS encoding aldehyde dehydrogenase: protein MTLLDYDSATQRPEVSAFLARGPHRLLIAGEWVAPSSGEYIDSIDPATGSTLTQIASGTAADVDDAVAAARAALESPGWARMTPSARAALLWRLADLIEQNIDELSELETLDQGKAYRTARFGELPGTIAQFRYYAGYTNKLLGTTIPTSIAHQPEGKQIFAYTVKEPVGVVAAIVPWNSPLLMASMKLAPALAAGCTVILKPSENTSLTALRLGELALEAGFPAGVVNVVTGYGREVGQALAEHPGVDKIGFTGSTAVGKALLAAAQGNLKRLTLELGGKSPAIVMPDADFALAVPGIARGIFNNGGQVCVASSRVYAHSSIYERLVEEVSREADALSLGHGMNPATDMGPMVSRVQADRVAEYVREGVADGVEVTAGGLQVDEQRTFYRPTVLTGVRQDMRLMQEEIFGPVVSITPFDEVDEVVAWANDSVYGLAASVWTEGLSNAHTLTSRIKAGTVWVNCHSYFSPELPKGGHKQSGWGYENGAQGIENYLESKTVVTLY, encoded by the coding sequence ATGACCCTCCTCGACTATGACTCCGCAACACAACGCCCTGAGGTCTCGGCGTTCCTCGCGCGCGGCCCGCACCGGCTGCTCATCGCCGGCGAATGGGTGGCTCCGTCCTCCGGCGAGTACATCGACAGCATCGATCCCGCCACGGGGAGTACCCTCACCCAGATCGCGAGCGGAACCGCCGCCGATGTCGACGATGCCGTCGCCGCCGCCCGTGCAGCGCTCGAGTCCCCGGGCTGGGCACGCATGACACCGTCAGCCCGTGCCGCCCTCCTCTGGCGGCTTGCAGACCTGATCGAGCAGAACATCGACGAGCTCTCTGAGCTCGAGACCCTCGACCAGGGCAAGGCCTACCGCACGGCCCGATTCGGCGAACTGCCGGGCACGATCGCGCAGTTCCGCTACTACGCCGGGTACACGAACAAGCTGCTGGGCACCACGATCCCCACCTCGATCGCGCACCAACCTGAGGGCAAGCAGATCTTCGCCTACACGGTGAAGGAGCCCGTCGGTGTGGTCGCCGCCATTGTGCCCTGGAACTCCCCGCTGCTGATGGCATCGATGAAACTCGCTCCCGCTCTGGCTGCTGGATGCACGGTGATACTCAAACCGTCGGAGAACACGTCTCTCACCGCACTCCGCCTCGGGGAACTCGCACTCGAAGCGGGCTTCCCTGCGGGCGTCGTGAACGTGGTCACGGGCTACGGCAGGGAGGTCGGTCAGGCGCTGGCCGAGCATCCGGGAGTCGACAAGATCGGCTTCACCGGCTCGACGGCGGTCGGTAAAGCCCTGCTGGCCGCGGCGCAGGGTAACCTCAAACGACTCACGCTCGAACTTGGCGGCAAGTCACCGGCGATCGTGATGCCCGACGCCGATTTCGCGCTGGCCGTGCCCGGCATCGCACGCGGAATCTTCAACAACGGCGGGCAGGTCTGCGTGGCGAGCTCGCGGGTGTATGCGCATTCGAGCATATATGAGCGCCTGGTCGAGGAGGTCTCGCGCGAAGCCGATGCGCTGAGCCTCGGTCACGGCATGAACCCCGCCACCGACATGGGCCCGATGGTCAGCAGGGTGCAAGCAGACAGGGTCGCCGAGTATGTTCGCGAGGGCGTTGCCGACGGAGTCGAGGTGACAGCGGGAGGGCTCCAGGTCGACGAGCAGCGCACGTTCTACCGGCCGACCGTGCTCACCGGGGTGCGGCAGGACATGCGCCTCATGCAGGAGGAGATCTTCGGTCCCGTCGTCTCGATCACCCCGTTCGACGAGGTCGACGAGGTGGTCGCCTGGGCGAACGACAGCGTGTACGGTCTGGCGGCGAGTGTCTGGACGGAAGGGTTGTCGAACGCGCACACCCTCACCTCGCGCATCAAGGCCGGCACGGTCTGGGTGAACTGCCACTCGTACTTCTCGCCGGAGTTGCCCAAGGGCGGCCACAAGCAGTCAGGCTGGGGTTACGAGAACGGCGCCCAGGGAATAGAGAACTACCTCGAGTCGAAGACAGTGGTCACGCTCTACTGA
- a CDS encoding GMC family oxidoreductase — translation MSTINRDARASVVITETDIIVVGGGSAGCVVARRLAEDAGREVVLLEAGPSDKGMPGIRSAGSWAGLLGGEYDWNQSYGATWRTAGRPVPIPRGRVLGGSSSINAMLWYRGHRSDYDAWEVAGATGWNYDSLLPYFRRSEDWQGGSTEYRGAGGPMRVETSRDPHPVAAAMLEGCAELGFDVLDDANAAENDGAALANLNVTVEPETGEVTRWSTVRGYLEPAAAWPNLNVLVDSPVSLLVFEGSRCVGVEYERTTGDGTPPETVRLRARQGVVLTAGAIHTPRLLMLSGVGDPDELVPLGIKVHTALRGVGKNLQDHPLLMGMNFRAREPLGPTRDNGGGSMLNWKSSKSRGKPDLHAFVVQGPHATDEVRAEHDLSGSVFAISPGLMDSRSIGYLRLTSADPGAALEIQPNYLAEQNDLDALIESMETIADLAATSAYRNIGSAPVAPHQRLSKQEKIAFIRSSCSTFFHTCGTAAMGTGESTVVNPALAVHGIDGLWVADASVFPSIPTSNTQAAVIAVAERASELIAASLVPSHDKTKVHA, via the coding sequence GTGAGCACAATTAACCGCGACGCTCGAGCGTCGGTTGTCATCACTGAGACCGACATCATCGTCGTGGGCGGCGGTTCGGCCGGGTGCGTCGTGGCGCGGCGTCTGGCAGAGGATGCAGGGCGCGAGGTTGTGCTGCTTGAAGCGGGGCCCAGCGACAAGGGAATGCCGGGCATCCGTTCGGCCGGGTCGTGGGCGGGGCTTCTCGGTGGTGAGTACGACTGGAACCAGAGCTACGGAGCGACCTGGCGCACGGCCGGGCGACCGGTTCCGATTCCGCGCGGACGGGTACTCGGCGGGTCGAGCAGCATCAACGCGATGCTCTGGTATCGCGGGCATCGCTCGGACTACGACGCGTGGGAGGTTGCCGGCGCAACGGGCTGGAACTATGACTCACTTCTGCCGTACTTCCGGCGCAGCGAAGACTGGCAGGGTGGCTCGACCGAATATCGGGGCGCGGGCGGCCCGATGCGAGTCGAGACCTCGCGCGACCCTCACCCCGTTGCTGCGGCAATGCTCGAGGGCTGCGCCGAACTCGGCTTCGACGTGCTCGACGACGCGAACGCCGCCGAGAATGATGGTGCGGCGCTTGCCAACCTGAACGTGACAGTGGAGCCCGAAACTGGCGAGGTCACCCGCTGGAGCACAGTTCGTGGCTACCTCGAGCCGGCAGCCGCCTGGCCGAACCTGAACGTGCTCGTCGATTCGCCAGTGTCGCTCCTGGTCTTCGAAGGGTCGCGGTGCGTCGGGGTCGAGTACGAACGGACTACCGGCGACGGAACGCCGCCCGAAACTGTTCGCCTGCGCGCTCGGCAGGGAGTCGTGCTCACGGCGGGAGCGATCCACACGCCGAGACTGCTGATGCTGTCGGGAGTCGGCGACCCAGACGAACTCGTACCGCTCGGCATCAAAGTGCACACCGCGCTCCGGGGCGTCGGCAAGAACCTGCAGGATCACCCGCTGCTCATGGGAATGAACTTCCGTGCGCGTGAGCCTCTCGGGCCGACCCGCGACAACGGCGGCGGCAGCATGCTGAACTGGAAGAGCTCGAAATCGCGCGGCAAACCCGACCTCCACGCCTTCGTCGTGCAGGGCCCGCACGCCACAGACGAAGTGCGTGCCGAGCATGACCTGTCAGGCTCGGTCTTCGCGATCTCGCCGGGTCTGATGGATTCGCGGAGTATCGGGTATCTCCGGCTGACATCTGCCGACCCCGGTGCGGCCCTCGAGATCCAGCCGAACTACCTGGCCGAGCAGAACGACCTCGACGCCCTCATCGAATCGATGGAGACGATCGCTGACCTCGCGGCGACCTCGGCGTATCGCAACATCGGTTCGGCCCCGGTCGCACCGCACCAGCGGCTCTCGAAGCAGGAGAAGATCGCCTTCATCCGGTCGAGCTGTTCGACGTTCTTCCACACCTGCGGTACGGCCGCGATGGGCACGGGCGAATCGACTGTCGTGAACCCCGCCCTCGCCGTCCACGGCATCGATGGGCTCTGGGTGGCCGATGCGTCGGTGTTCCCTTCGATTCCCACTTCGAACACGCAGGCCGCGGTCATCGCTGTGGCCGAACGCGCCTCCGAGCTCATCGCAGCATCGCTCGTACCTTCACACGACAAGACGAAAGTGCACGCATGA
- a CDS encoding thiamine pyrophosphate-dependent enzyme translates to MKRYECMIKLGERLRDELVILSLGGSVDEWYNAAPHMRAGSLFQQQLGCVTGEAFGLAVGLPHRRIISLDTDGGLLFNLGILATLGNEQPANLFTVVWDNQMYQSIGGPKTHTASGRVDLAAIARASGVEKAFTATTLEEFDALCEEGLASSVPYVVVAKVDGILQPGIKRKHSDGREDKYIFVRHVEETEGVVIMGPSEHN, encoded by the coding sequence ATGAAACGCTATGAATGCATGATCAAGCTCGGCGAGCGTCTCAGGGACGAACTCGTCATTCTCTCGCTCGGCGGCAGTGTCGACGAGTGGTACAACGCCGCCCCCCACATGCGCGCGGGCAGTCTCTTCCAGCAGCAGCTCGGCTGTGTGACCGGTGAGGCCTTCGGTCTGGCCGTGGGGCTGCCGCACCGCCGGATCATCTCCCTCGACACCGACGGCGGGCTGCTGTTCAACCTCGGCATTCTCGCGACGCTCGGCAATGAGCAACCCGCGAACCTCTTCACTGTGGTGTGGGACAACCAGATGTACCAGTCGATCGGCGGCCCGAAGACCCACACCGCGAGTGGGCGTGTCGATCTCGCAGCGATCGCCCGGGCATCCGGTGTAGAGAAGGCGTTCACAGCGACCACGCTCGAGGAATTCGACGCACTCTGCGAAGAGGGGCTCGCATCGTCAGTGCCGTACGTGGTGGTTGCGAAGGTCGACGGCATTCTGCAGCCGGGCATCAAGCGCAAGCACAGCGACGGGCGTGAAGACAAGTACATCTTCGTGCGCCACGTCGAAGAGACGGAGGGCGTGGTCATCATGGGGCCGAGTGAGCACAATTAA
- a CDS encoding thiamine pyrophosphate-binding protein, with protein sequence MKATAVDAVIRGLKKAGVSIVCYLPDSLFKELYPALDADPDLRTIQVTNEGEGAAICGGVFLSGKRAVLIMENSGLRASVEPLARMGLGAGIPVVMLMSYRGELGENNWWAIPHGITMEPVLDALRVPYQIIRDEAAIEDAITDAFSWSYAAYYHSAIALGGSIVR encoded by the coding sequence ATGAAAGCCACCGCCGTCGACGCGGTGATCCGCGGCCTCAAGAAGGCGGGCGTCTCGATCGTCTGCTATCTGCCCGACTCACTCTTCAAAGAGCTCTATCCGGCTCTTGACGCCGACCCCGACCTCCGCACGATCCAGGTGACGAACGAAGGTGAAGGCGCCGCGATCTGCGGGGGAGTCTTTCTTTCGGGCAAGCGCGCCGTCCTCATCATGGAGAACTCGGGTCTCCGGGCATCCGTCGAACCGCTCGCTCGAATGGGGCTCGGGGCGGGCATTCCCGTCGTCATGCTGATGAGCTACCGGGGTGAGCTCGGGGAGAACAACTGGTGGGCGATTCCGCACGGCATCACGATGGAGCCGGTGCTGGATGCTCTGCGAGTGCCGTATCAGATCATCCGGGATGAGGCGGCGATCGAAGACGCGATCACCGACGCGTTCAGCTGGTCGTATGCGGCCTACTACCATTCCGCCATCGCGCTCGGAGGGAGCATCGTTCGATGA